GCATCGAATCCATATTAGGTGCATAatgaaaatctaaatttttgaGAACATCAAAAGTCAAAATATATGGTTATCGaggccacatggtcgtgtgccagGTCATGTGGTAGGCCATGTGGTAGGCTGCATAACTTACTGTTTTGGAATTAGAGTCACACGGGCCAGAGACACAAGCGTGTGTTGAGGTCGTGTAACTTACTATTTTGGAATTAGGGTCACACAAGCTAGAGATACGTGcatgtgctagaccgtgtgaaTCCACACGGGGTGTGGACCAAAAATAAGAATTTGTTCGCTAAGGCCATATTCGTCATTTGAATTGAACATAGGCCTATTTTAAGGCCTGTATGATCTAAAACAAGCTATAAAACTTGATATTCGATGATCGGTTGATGTATAATCCATTATCTGTACGTAGGTCTGATATGATATAAGCTAAGTAAGTATGATCTGTTAGCGTATAATGTGCTTTTGTTTGGGACGTGTTTAAGGTATGTGATTTATTCAGGTATGATCCGTGCTTTGTTAACTTTGATGATTCGTTTCTGTGCTACTAAGTTGGATGAGAACATATGATATTCGAATATGTTGTGGTGTCTGATATTGATTCTGATATGTAACTATGCATGTGGCTTCATGGTAAATCTGATATGATTCATTAAGATTTGATCAATTTGTCTTGCAAAACATGGAATCCCATGCCTTCTGTTTCTATTATTGTACGACAAAAGGTCCTATATGCTTATCATTTTGATTCTGAATATGCATGCCATGACATATTACATAGGGTTAGGGATGATGTCAATGAAGAAATTTTCTGGCAATTTAATTTTCTGGATtatctggtggtttatccacaattcTGTCTAGCGGCTTGTTTGCAATTCTGGTGGTAATTTCAACAATTATTTGCTGGTGTGATTTTGTTGGATGAGTTATGAGgaattatattttggtgtatagtGGAGTTGGGTAGGATGTTTTCTGATAATTTGCATTTTGATCTTCTAAAAAACATATTGGCATAATCatacatttttttctattatacGATTGTTTTGAAGATCTCTGTGAAACTCTGATTTGTTCTGCTCTAGTTATATGATTAATACGAAATTCTCTGCGTTCTCTGACTTGTATATTGTGTTTTCTTTGATCTCCGTTTGAGTTTAGTTATACACTAAGCTTCATAGCTTACCCTTTTGTTTTATCTTTCTCTATTTAGGTAAATCTCTAACTTAGGACCGGACGGCGTGTGAGAGCCTGGATTGTTTTGCACTTAATGTAAATATGGTGAATTCCgtaattatttgttttgatattttgtGTTTGGAATCTGTTTCTGAATTCGTTCTGGTTTTTTGCTTAATTCgtcaataattaatattttctaatgCAAGACTGCAAAATCACTTAAGTTAACAAAATGAACTTtggttttcaaaactaaaacttCGAAAAAGGTTTTCTATTGCAAATTAAGTAATTTCGTAACTGTTTTTTGGAAGTGAACAAATAGTTTTTTAATAACTGTTTGCCAAAGTTGTATTTGctaaatatttaatgaaagcattttttaaaatgagttGATGTAATTTATCCAAATTCAGTCATAACTActaggttgggtttggggtATTACAAAGGCAGCTTCTGATCAACAGAAATtgtatgcagatttgaaaaggcGTGATATCAAGTATTATATAGGTGATCAGGTATTTCTAAAAGTTTTTTCGTGGAAAAATGTTCTCCGATTTGGGCATAAGAGCGAGTTGAACCTGAGGTTTATTGGACCTTATCGTATTCTGAAAACGTATCGGACCTGTGGCCTATCATTAGAGCTACCCCCTGAATTGGATCGAATTCACAACGTGTTCTACGTCTTTATACTGAGACGGTACCAGTCTGACCCCTCTCATATTGTCCCTGTTGAGGAGATTAAGGTAAGACCGGATCTAACTTTTAAGGAGAAACCTGTTCAGATTCTGGATCGAGATTTAAAGGTCTTAAGGAGGAAAACCATTCCTCTAGTTAAGGTCCTATGGCGAAATCATGGTACTGAGGAAGCAACTTGGGAACCTGAGAATTTGGTTCGTCAGTAATACTCCCATCTGTTTGAATCAGGTAGATTTTGGggtcgaaatttcttttaggggaagagagttgtaacgccctaagATTTTAAACATTTGTTTTGTAAATTCTATCAATAATTAAGTCTTTGTATCTCTAGTTAAGGGCATTGTTGATGTGTTTGAGATTGAGGGTTTGAGTATTCCTTTTTGAAATTTCTTGTTTATCCTTTGAACACAtgacttaaaattatttctcCATTAATCTGTGTCAAGAACGAGCCTGTTGGTTCGATGGTTAAGCTTCTGTATACTTTCTGGTCCTATGTTCAAGTCTCTGTACAAGCAATAAGGAAATACTTTTCTTATTAATCTTTGAGGGTAGTTAGTTTTTATTCAGAAAGTTAATCGAAAAATTTGTAACGTTTCTTTTCTCCTTATTCCtccattctttctt
This genomic window from Gossypium raimondii isolate GPD5lz chromosome 10, ASM2569854v1, whole genome shotgun sequence contains:
- the LOC128033982 gene encoding uncharacterized protein LOC128033982, whose product is MYKDLCELYWWPSLKQEVTAFVSHCLACQKVKAEHQLSSGWVWGITKAASDQQKLYADLKRRDIKYYIGDQVFLKVFSWKNVLRFGHKSELNLRFIGPYRILKTYRTCGLSLELPPELDRIHNVFYVFILRRYQSDPSHIVPVEEIKVRPDLTFKEKPVQILDRDLKVLRRKTIPLVKVLWRNHGTEEATWEPENLVRQ